In Curtobacterium sp. MCPF17_002, one genomic interval encodes:
- a CDS encoding glyceraldehyde-3-phosphate dehydrogenase, whose protein sequence is MSTEAEHTDAELWDDWNAQLELAEEMIPIIGRLHRRDGVVAGIHGRRLVNRSAIEIVKAHRFARHVDGEPLPLTESLAILRVIDALGSGPAALDLGALAAHVRTPSGAPTADRIAAQLRAAGEGGPLPVTDVVLYGFGRIGRLLARILISHRSQASGLRLRAIVVREATGPDDLVKRASLLRRDSVHGPFDGTITVDEAAQAIIANGTRIVVIRASDPAEIDYTAYGIDDAVIVDNTGRWRTDEQLRRHLVSPGASRVLLTAPGTGSVPNVVQGINGAAAEDADVVAAASCTTNAVAPVLAALDAEYGIVRGHIETVHSFTNDQNLTDNFHKADRRGRAAPLNMVITETGAARAVAEAVPALDGKLTASAIRVPTPDVSLAILNLRLGRPADRDGVNAFLRSVSLTSALRSQVDYVESPEFVSSDVLGSRFAGVVDGLATQANDEDVVLYVWYDNEFGYSYQVVRVLETMSRARPVPVPGPRELAITT, encoded by the coding sequence GTGAGCACCGAGGCCGAACACACCGACGCCGAGCTCTGGGACGACTGGAACGCGCAGCTCGAGCTCGCCGAGGAGATGATCCCGATCATCGGCCGACTGCACCGCCGGGACGGCGTGGTCGCCGGCATCCACGGCCGCCGACTCGTCAACCGCTCCGCCATCGAGATCGTCAAGGCCCACCGGTTCGCCCGGCACGTCGACGGCGAACCGCTGCCCCTGACGGAGTCGCTCGCGATCCTGCGGGTGATCGACGCCCTCGGCAGCGGGCCGGCGGCACTGGACCTCGGCGCGCTGGCGGCGCACGTCCGGACGCCGTCGGGAGCGCCCACGGCCGATCGGATCGCGGCCCAGCTGCGAGCAGCAGGCGAGGGCGGTCCGCTGCCGGTGACGGACGTCGTGCTCTACGGCTTCGGGCGCATCGGCCGGCTGCTCGCCCGCATCCTCATCTCGCACCGGTCCCAGGCGAGCGGCCTCCGGCTCCGTGCGATCGTGGTGCGCGAGGCGACCGGGCCGGACGACCTCGTCAAGCGTGCGAGCCTGCTCCGCCGGGACTCGGTGCACGGTCCCTTCGACGGGACGATCACCGTGGACGAGGCCGCCCAGGCGATCATCGCCAACGGCACCAGGATCGTCGTGATCCGGGCGTCCGACCCAGCGGAGATCGACTACACCGCGTACGGCATCGACGACGCCGTCATCGTGGACAACACCGGCCGCTGGCGGACCGACGAGCAGCTCCGACGACACCTCGTGTCGCCGGGCGCATCGCGCGTGCTCCTCACCGCACCCGGCACGGGATCCGTCCCGAACGTCGTCCAGGGGATCAACGGCGCCGCAGCCGAGGACGCGGACGTCGTCGCGGCGGCCTCGTGCACGACGAACGCCGTCGCACCCGTCCTCGCGGCGCTCGACGCCGAGTACGGGATCGTGCGCGGGCACATCGAGACCGTGCACTCGTTCACGAACGACCAGAACCTGACCGACAACTTCCACAAGGCAGACCGACGCGGTCGCGCCGCGCCGCTCAACATGGTGATCACCGAGACCGGTGCCGCGCGGGCCGTCGCGGAGGCGGTCCCGGCACTGGACGGCAAGCTGACCGCGAGCGCCATCCGTGTGCCGACGCCGGACGTGTCGCTCGCGATCCTGAACCTGCGCCTCGGGCGTCCGGCCGATCGTGACGGCGTCAACGCCTTCCTCCGGAGCGTGTCGCTGACGTCGGCGCTCCGCTCGCAGGTCGACTACGTCGAGTCACCGGAGTTCGTGTCGTCCGACGTCCTGGGGTCGCGGTTCGCCGGCGTGGTCGACGGTCTCGCGACGCAGGCGAACGACGAGGACGTCGTCCTCTACGTCTGGTACGACAACGAGTTCGGGTACTCCTACCAGGTGGTCCGGGTGCTGGAGACGATGAGCCGCGCGCGTCCGGTGCCCGTGCCCGGGCCACGAGAGCTCGCGATCACGACCTGA
- a CDS encoding N(5)-(carboxyethyl)ornithine synthase, whose translation MTETAPARDLLHLGVLADSRKADERRLPIHPAHLERIDPDLRAAMTFERGYGRHFGLTDDQLEPLVGPLAGRDEIIARSDVVLFPKPQTEDLAELRDGQVLWGWPHCVQNPDLTQLAIDKRLTLIAWESMNHWREDGGFGLHVFHKNNEMAGYCSVIHGLQLCGSTGDYGRRLTAVVIGFGATARGAVTALNAHGIHDVRVLTNRDIAAVGSPIPSVDILQFGHDDHEPFDSTVKTEDGPVPLAPYLAENDIVVNCTLQDPNAPLTYLRTEDLGAFRPGSLIVDVSIDEGMGFEWARPTSFAEPMITVGDSTNYYAVDHSPSLLWNSATWEISEALMPFLRTVMAGPSSWADSDTIRRAIEIEDGHVHNRAILEFQGRAAEYPHPLGA comes from the coding sequence ATGACCGAAACTGCACCAGCACGCGACCTGCTCCACCTCGGCGTGCTGGCGGACTCCCGGAAGGCCGACGAACGTCGCCTGCCGATCCACCCCGCGCACCTCGAGCGCATCGACCCGGACCTGCGGGCGGCGATGACCTTCGAGCGCGGGTACGGCCGCCACTTCGGCCTCACCGACGACCAGCTCGAACCACTCGTCGGCCCCCTGGCCGGGCGTGACGAGATCATCGCCAGGTCCGACGTCGTCCTCTTCCCGAAGCCCCAGACCGAGGACCTCGCCGAGCTGCGCGACGGGCAGGTGCTCTGGGGCTGGCCGCACTGCGTGCAGAACCCCGACCTGACGCAACTCGCCATCGACAAGCGCCTGACCCTGATCGCGTGGGAGTCGATGAACCACTGGCGCGAGGACGGCGGGTTCGGACTGCACGTGTTCCACAAGAACAACGAGATGGCCGGCTACTGCTCCGTCATCCACGGCCTGCAGCTCTGCGGGTCGACCGGTGACTACGGCCGTCGACTCACCGCCGTCGTCATCGGCTTCGGCGCCACCGCCCGCGGCGCCGTCACCGCGTTGAACGCGCACGGGATCCACGACGTGCGCGTCCTGACCAACCGCGACATCGCGGCCGTCGGTTCTCCCATCCCGTCCGTCGACATCCTGCAGTTCGGGCACGACGACCACGAGCCGTTCGACTCCACGGTCAAGACGGAGGACGGCCCGGTACCGCTGGCGCCGTACCTGGCCGAGAACGACATCGTCGTGAACTGCACCCTGCAGGACCCGAACGCACCCCTGACCTACCTCCGCACCGAGGACCTCGGCGCGTTCCGGCCCGGCAGCCTCATCGTCGACGTCTCCATCGACGAGGGGATGGGCTTCGAGTGGGCGCGACCCACGTCGTTCGCCGAGCCGATGATCACCGTCGGGGACTCCACCAACTACTACGCGGTCGACCACAGCCCGTCGTTGCTCTGGAACTCCGCCACGTGGGAGATCAGCGAGGCGCTGATGCCGTTCCTCCGCACCGTGATGGCGGGCCCGTCGTCGTGGGCTGACTCCGACACGATCCGGCGAGCGATCGAGATCGAGGACGGTCACGTCCACAACCGCGCGATCCTCGAGTTCCAGGGACGGGCTGCCGAGTACCCGCACCCGTTGGGCGCCTGA
- a CDS encoding LacI family DNA-binding transcriptional regulator, with amino-acid sequence MTLADVAAQVGVSVGTVSKVLNGRGQIAEDTRRRVAAAATELGLAVRTGTRGAPPGRSFLVGVLSTDAYGRFTIPILTGAEDTFGPGEVSMLLAESRGDPIREQHYVQTFLNQHVDGIVVTGRSSDPRTSITELLKVPAVYALSPSTDPDDVSIVPDDEAGAARAIDHLVGSGRRSIAVIAGARRHTATRHRVDSAKRAIAAAGATLAGGDALYGEWSERWGYEAAARLLGTEFDGVFCASDQIARGVVDCLRDNGIVVPTQVGVVGVDNWSVITDAARPSITSVDLNLREVGRQAADLMMRIIQGEHVEGGVRTVDCFLVPRQST; translated from the coding sequence GTGACACTCGCGGACGTCGCGGCCCAGGTGGGCGTGTCCGTCGGCACGGTGTCGAAGGTCCTCAACGGCCGGGGCCAGATCGCCGAGGACACGCGACGGCGCGTCGCCGCAGCGGCGACCGAGCTGGGACTGGCCGTGCGCACCGGGACGCGGGGCGCGCCTCCAGGCCGGTCCTTCCTCGTCGGCGTGCTCTCCACCGACGCCTACGGCCGGTTCACCATCCCGATCCTCACCGGAGCCGAGGACACCTTCGGGCCCGGCGAGGTCTCGATGCTGCTCGCCGAGAGCCGTGGCGACCCGATCCGCGAGCAGCACTACGTGCAGACGTTCCTCAACCAGCACGTCGACGGCATCGTCGTGACCGGGCGCTCCAGCGACCCGCGCACCTCGATCACCGAGCTCCTCAAGGTGCCGGCCGTCTACGCGCTCTCCCCCTCGACCGACCCGGACGACGTCTCGATCGTCCCCGACGACGAAGCCGGGGCCGCGCGCGCGATCGACCACCTCGTCGGCTCCGGGCGACGCTCCATCGCCGTGATCGCCGGAGCGCGCCGGCACACGGCGACCAGGCACCGCGTCGACAGCGCGAAGCGCGCGATCGCCGCCGCCGGCGCCACCCTCGCCGGTGGCGACGCACTGTACGGCGAGTGGAGCGAACGCTGGGGGTACGAAGCCGCCGCGCGCCTGCTCGGGACCGAGTTCGACGGGGTCTTCTGCGCGAGCGACCAGATCGCCCGCGGCGTCGTGGACTGCCTGCGCGACAACGGGATCGTCGTGCCGACCCAGGTCGGCGTCGTCGGCGTCGACAACTGGAGCGTCATCACGGACGCGGCGCGGCCGAGCATCACCTCGGTGGACCTCAACCTGCGGGAGGTCGGGCGCCAGGCTGCCGACCTGATGATGCGGATCATCCAGGGCGAACACGTCGAGGGCGGCGTCCGGACCGTGGACTGCTTCCTGGTGCCGCGGCAGTCCACGTGA
- a CDS encoding sugar ABC transporter substrate-binding protein yields MKTSTMRRVAVATAGLTIAALALAGCSSSGTADDGGGSGKGTITLWQRDGGVDLTDQVKAYEKANPGVTVKVSTIQADQYLTKLANSARAGSVPDLVSFDIVNTPLLATQGLLADVTSKVKSLSDKGDLAPAGVEIGTLDGKNYGLPVALTGSQMFWNKSLFTKAGLDPEKPPTTLAEVKAAAQKIQALGGGVSGFSTIGGVGQAWTGFPSAWAKGGSVLTAAGKKQKADFTSSELVGMVGWYQDMWKSGLMQKTDEPNQDPGNVGSENALNGKVGIVFSGANVLTAKKDQFGSNVGIPGVDGGSGSFLGGDEIGMTAGAKNPDGGWKLMKWLVSSEDAAKIDLSQGWIAPDLAIAKELATDDWSKDIVATLAIGKLPKSIAYNAVINDPNGPWAQQSQKVIFQGADPEAALQSAQKQADGLIEQAYSQVGQ; encoded by the coding sequence ATGAAGACATCGACCATGCGGCGGGTCGCGGTCGCGACCGCCGGACTGACGATCGCCGCGCTGGCGCTCGCCGGCTGTTCGTCCAGCGGGACCGCCGACGACGGTGGCGGCTCCGGCAAGGGCACGATCACGCTCTGGCAGCGGGACGGCGGCGTCGACCTCACCGACCAGGTGAAGGCCTACGAGAAGGCGAACCCCGGCGTCACCGTGAAGGTCTCGACCATCCAGGCGGACCAGTACCTCACCAAGCTCGCGAACTCGGCCCGGGCGGGCTCCGTGCCGGACCTCGTCAGCTTCGACATCGTGAACACCCCGCTCCTCGCCACCCAGGGGCTGCTCGCCGACGTGACGAGCAAGGTCAAGAGCTTGTCCGACAAGGGCGACCTCGCACCGGCCGGCGTGGAGATCGGGACGCTCGACGGCAAGAACTACGGCCTGCCCGTGGCGCTGACCGGCTCGCAGATGTTCTGGAACAAGTCGCTCTTCACGAAGGCGGGGCTCGACCCCGAGAAGCCGCCGACGACCCTCGCCGAGGTCAAGGCCGCGGCGCAGAAGATCCAGGCGCTCGGCGGCGGTGTCAGCGGGTTCTCCACCATCGGCGGCGTCGGGCAGGCGTGGACCGGGTTCCCGAGCGCGTGGGCGAAGGGCGGCAGCGTCCTCACCGCCGCGGGGAAGAAGCAGAAGGCGGACTTCACGAGTTCCGAACTGGTCGGCATGGTCGGCTGGTACCAGGACATGTGGAAGTCGGGCCTCATGCAGAAGACCGACGAGCCGAACCAGGACCCGGGCAACGTCGGCTCCGAGAACGCGCTCAACGGCAAGGTCGGGATCGTCTTCAGCGGGGCGAACGTGCTCACGGCGAAGAAGGACCAGTTCGGCAGCAACGTCGGGATCCCGGGCGTGGACGGCGGCTCTGGGTCGTTCCTCGGCGGCGACGAGATCGGCATGACCGCCGGGGCGAAGAACCCCGACGGCGGCTGGAAGCTCATGAAGTGGCTCGTCAGCTCCGAGGACGCCGCGAAGATCGACCTCTCGCAGGGGTGGATCGCGCCGGACCTCGCGATCGCGAAGGAACTCGCCACCGACGACTGGTCGAAGGACATCGTCGCGACGCTCGCGATCGGCAAGCTCCCGAAGAGCATCGCCTACAACGCGGTGATCAACGACCCGAACGGGCCGTGGGCGCAGCAGTCCCAGAAGGTCATCTTCCAGGGCGCCGACCCCGAGGCCGCACTGCAGTCCGCGCAGAAGCAGGCGGACGGCCTCATCGAGCAGGCGTACAGCCAGGTCGGACAGTGA
- a CDS encoding sugar ABC transporter permease, producing the protein MTVAAPAVLAGAAVRSTRSRPRPGARRRQLLAWLLVAPALVLALVFFVVPMVLLVGMSFANWPLLGRVTPAGIANYVQAFQDAAFWRSLWFSLLFTVVSVPLGIAVSYAAATMVRGEGRFVSFVRTSFFMPVVIGFTAAAYMANVLLVPGTGIINVLLHAVGITDGDTAWFTGPTTAFWAVVVLTVWKSMGVAMILLMAGMQSVPTEVIEASKIDGAGWWRREASVVFPLVRRQFALCLLLAVSGSILVFDQFYVLTKGGPSGSTTTTVMYTYQQSFVRYDLGYGAALSMILTVVILAIAVVQLRALRSTGAEDDR; encoded by the coding sequence GTGACCGTCGCCGCACCCGCGGTGCTCGCCGGTGCCGCGGTCAGGAGCACTCGCTCCCGGCCGCGGCCCGGCGCGCGCCGCCGCCAGCTCCTCGCGTGGCTGCTCGTCGCACCCGCGCTCGTGCTCGCCCTCGTCTTCTTCGTGGTGCCGATGGTCCTGCTCGTCGGGATGTCGTTCGCGAACTGGCCGCTGCTCGGCCGGGTCACGCCGGCCGGGATCGCGAACTACGTGCAGGCGTTCCAGGACGCCGCGTTCTGGCGCTCGCTCTGGTTCTCGCTGCTCTTCACCGTGGTGTCCGTCCCGCTCGGCATCGCCGTGAGCTACGCGGCGGCGACGATGGTCCGCGGTGAGGGCCGGTTCGTGTCCTTCGTCCGGACGTCGTTCTTCATGCCCGTCGTCATCGGGTTCACCGCGGCGGCGTACATGGCGAACGTGCTGCTCGTCCCCGGGACCGGCATCATCAACGTCCTGCTCCACGCCGTGGGCATCACCGACGGAGACACCGCCTGGTTCACCGGCCCGACGACGGCGTTCTGGGCGGTCGTCGTCCTCACCGTGTGGAAGTCGATGGGCGTCGCGATGATCCTGCTCATGGCCGGCATGCAGTCGGTGCCGACCGAGGTCATCGAGGCGTCGAAGATCGACGGGGCCGGGTGGTGGCGGCGCGAGGCCTCCGTGGTCTTCCCGCTCGTCCGACGGCAGTTCGCGCTCTGCCTGCTGCTCGCGGTGTCCGGGTCGATCCTGGTGTTCGACCAGTTCTACGTCCTCACCAAGGGCGGCCCGAGCGGGTCGACCACGACGACGGTGATGTACACGTACCAGCAGTCGTTCGTCCGGTACGACCTCGGCTACGGTGCCGCGCTCTCGATGATCCTCACCGTGGTCATCCTCGCCATCGCCGTCGTGCAGCTCCGGGCGCTCCGCTCCACGGGCGCGGAGGACGACCGATGA
- a CDS encoding carbohydrate ABC transporter permease, with amino-acid sequence MSGTDVRRSGVEPARSTTAAGRRDAGRASRPEHDDRTDAPDVRPRRTRRRRPSIAGIAYVVVGTVLALLFIAPVLYILLRSFLPPSADADGIGLDSIATLTLRNYTKVFDPSVDLRQNVVNSFVVAISVAVLVGIVSTLAAYALSKIRFRGSTIVFVLLLAPLVVPFQGLLTPLSIVLGKLGLLDSLAGVVLVLVTLQLPFSVFVMRNTFDGIPPELEDAAQIDGAGTGRILRSVMLPLSWPGLVTVCLFGFMAGWNDLLSSVVFLSTDSKYTLPLALSSISTSFKIPGVPVIDPGLLTAVACVATVPVVVLFLALQRYYTKGLIGGSIK; translated from the coding sequence ATGAGCGGGACGGACGTGCGCCGGAGCGGGGTGGAGCCGGCGCGCAGCACGACCGCAGCCGGTCGACGCGACGCGGGGCGCGCCTCCAGGCCGGAGCACGACGACCGGACCGATGCACCGGACGTGCGCCCCCGCCGGACCCGCCGTCGACGGCCGAGCATCGCCGGCATCGCCTACGTCGTCGTCGGGACGGTGCTGGCGCTCCTCTTCATCGCACCGGTGCTCTACATCCTGCTGCGGTCGTTCCTGCCGCCGTCCGCGGACGCGGACGGCATCGGCCTCGACTCCATCGCGACACTGACGCTCCGGAACTACACGAAGGTGTTCGACCCGTCCGTCGACCTCCGGCAGAACGTCGTCAACTCGTTCGTCGTCGCGATCTCGGTCGCGGTCCTCGTCGGCATCGTGTCGACCCTGGCGGCCTACGCGCTCTCGAAGATCCGGTTCCGCGGCTCGACGATCGTGTTCGTGCTCCTGCTCGCGCCGCTCGTCGTGCCGTTCCAGGGTCTGCTCACGCCGCTGTCGATCGTGCTCGGCAAGCTCGGACTGCTCGACTCGCTCGCCGGCGTGGTCCTCGTGCTCGTCACCCTGCAACTCCCGTTCTCGGTGTTCGTGATGCGGAACACGTTCGACGGCATCCCGCCGGAGCTCGAGGACGCGGCGCAGATCGACGGGGCCGGCACCGGCCGGATCCTGCGGTCAGTCATGCTCCCGCTCTCGTGGCCCGGTCTCGTGACCGTCTGCCTGTTCGGCTTCATGGCCGGCTGGAACGACCTGCTCAGCTCGGTCGTCTTCCTGTCGACCGACAGCAAGTACACACTCCCGCTCGCACTCTCGAGCATCAGCACCTCGTTCAAGATCCCGGGCGTCCCCGTGATCGACCCCGGACTCCTCACCGCCGTGGCGTGCGTCGCGACGGTCCCGGTGGTCGTGCTGTTCCTCGCGCTGCAGCGCTACTACACAAAAGGCCTGATCGGAGGGTCAATCAAATGA
- a CDS encoding beta-L-arabinofuranosidase domain-containing protein, protein MIEYTTTAQGRKHRPIPLGRITPRGWLLDQLRLQADGITGQLEAVWSDVGPDSGWLGGPGENWERGPYYLDGLVPLAHVLHDERLQGLATPWIEWILGSQRDDGFFGPAANDDWWPRMVALKVLTQHADATGDERVEPFAERYFRHQLEHLPTRPLTSWGRARGADNALSVWWLYERTGEDWLLELVDLIASQTTDWDDYLAGGLITGAARVFSHRTHGPNVAMGLKTGAVDALRDEQFERHGRRTESSFGNLDRWHGQAHGWFSGDEWLGGREATAGIETCQVVEMMFTTEVHAQVYGRGIDGDRLESLAYNLLPASSDPTMRGHQYHQQANQVEVSVARREWSFSSDDANLFGLEPHFGCCTANLHQGWPKFVSHLWLRDDDGLRVVAYAPAAIESDVDGDPVSLVVDTEYPFDETVTIRVDTDRTEPFAIRLRIPEWAAGAAGVTLTVGGAPVAIASGGAADGLVPVDGYVTVERDWSTAGDVVLVLPMQARVIRRDRQAASVRLGPLTMVHTSGERWIEHEGAPGIGEWEVHPRGSWNVALAEVDSAPGWRIDRRRVPDAPWSLTGRSAPVVLHASGARATEWRKAGAQADVPPPSPVLDHGPDDDLRLVPYGSARVRVTEFPVIGSWGDVDDPDEPARH, encoded by the coding sequence ATGATCGAGTACACCACCACGGCGCAGGGCCGGAAGCACCGGCCGATCCCGCTCGGCAGGATCACACCACGCGGGTGGCTGCTGGACCAACTCCGGCTGCAGGCAGACGGGATCACCGGGCAGCTCGAGGCAGTCTGGTCCGACGTCGGACCGGACAGCGGCTGGCTGGGCGGCCCGGGGGAGAACTGGGAACGCGGGCCGTACTACCTCGACGGGCTCGTCCCGCTCGCCCACGTCCTGCACGACGAGCGGCTGCAGGGCCTCGCGACGCCGTGGATCGAGTGGATCCTCGGCTCCCAGCGGGACGACGGGTTCTTCGGTCCCGCCGCGAACGACGACTGGTGGCCGCGGATGGTCGCACTCAAGGTCCTGACGCAGCACGCGGACGCGACCGGCGACGAGCGCGTCGAGCCCTTCGCCGAGCGGTACTTCCGCCACCAGCTCGAGCACCTGCCGACGCGGCCGCTGACGTCGTGGGGCCGTGCCCGTGGCGCCGACAACGCCCTGTCGGTGTGGTGGCTGTACGAGCGCACGGGGGAGGACTGGCTGCTGGAGCTCGTCGACCTCATCGCATCGCAGACCACCGACTGGGACGACTACCTGGCAGGCGGCCTCATCACCGGCGCCGCGCGGGTATTCTCGCACCGGACGCACGGCCCCAACGTGGCGATGGGGCTCAAGACCGGCGCGGTCGACGCCCTCCGCGACGAGCAGTTCGAGCGGCACGGACGCCGGACGGAGTCCTCGTTCGGCAACCTCGACCGTTGGCACGGACAGGCGCACGGCTGGTTCTCCGGCGACGAGTGGCTCGGCGGCCGCGAAGCCACCGCCGGCATCGAGACCTGCCAGGTCGTCGAGATGATGTTCACCACCGAGGTGCACGCCCAGGTGTACGGCCGCGGGATCGACGGCGACCGGCTCGAGTCGCTCGCCTACAACCTGCTGCCCGCCTCGAGCGACCCGACGATGCGCGGACACCAGTACCACCAGCAGGCCAACCAGGTCGAGGTGTCCGTCGCCCGCCGCGAGTGGTCGTTCTCGTCCGACGACGCGAACCTCTTCGGCCTCGAGCCGCACTTCGGCTGCTGCACCGCGAACCTGCACCAGGGGTGGCCGAAGTTCGTGTCGCACCTGTGGCTCCGCGACGACGACGGGCTCCGCGTGGTCGCGTACGCACCGGCCGCGATCGAGTCCGACGTGGACGGCGACCCCGTCTCGCTCGTCGTCGACACCGAGTACCCCTTCGACGAGACCGTCACGATCCGCGTCGACACCGACCGCACCGAGCCCTTCGCGATCCGGCTGCGGATCCCGGAGTGGGCTGCCGGGGCGGCCGGGGTGACGCTCACGGTCGGCGGTGCACCCGTGGCGATCGCGTCCGGCGGTGCAGCCGACGGGCTGGTCCCCGTCGACGGGTACGTCACGGTCGAACGGGACTGGTCGACGGCCGGCGACGTGGTCCTCGTGCTGCCCATGCAGGCACGGGTGATCCGCCGCGACCGTCAAGCTGCGAGCGTCCGGCTGGGACCGCTCACGATGGTGCACACCTCCGGCGAACGGTGGATCGAGCACGAGGGCGCCCCCGGAATCGGGGAGTGGGAGGTCCACCCCCGCGGGTCGTGGAACGTAGCGCTCGCCGAGGTGGACTCGGCACCCGGGTGGCGGATCGACCGCCGACGGGTGCCGGATGCACCGTGGTCGCTCACGGGGCGGAGTGCTCCGGTGGTCCTCCACGCCAGCGGTGCCCGGGCGACCGAGTGGCGGAAGGCGGGCGCCCAGGCAGACGTGCCGCCGCCGAGTCCGGTGCTCGACCACGGGCCCGACGACGACCTGCGGCTGGTGCCGTACGGATCGGCGCGGGTGCGGGTGACGGAGTTCCCGGTGATCGGGAGCTGGGGCGACGTCGACGACCCGGACGAGCCGGCGAGGCACTGA
- a CDS encoding helix-turn-helix transcriptional regulator, with protein MDRVLLTERQVEILVLLAWGEPVRCIAKELYLSAATVNYHLGRLRRIFGAQSLPSLVAAASVAGILTSDQLPVQGTGRLDVAPSEQSWDRASPLWTPHALAGADQADPTHFAPDHSARSAAVTAAAFVQVEKII; from the coding sequence ATGGATCGCGTACTTCTGACTGAACGGCAGGTCGAGATCCTGGTGTTGCTCGCGTGGGGCGAACCGGTTCGTTGCATCGCGAAGGAGCTGTACCTGAGCGCTGCGACGGTGAACTACCACCTCGGGCGTCTCCGGCGGATCTTCGGCGCACAGTCTCTGCCGTCACTGGTCGCAGCGGCGTCCGTGGCGGGGATCCTGACGAGCGATCAGCTCCCGGTTCAGGGCACGGGGCGCCTCGATGTGGCGCCGAGCGAGCAGTCATGGGACCGCGCGTCGCCGCTGTGGACGCCCCATGCGCTGGCCGGTGCCGATCAAGCGGATCCCACCCACTTCGCGCCTGATCACTCCGCCCGGTCTGCTGCCGTCACGGCCGCTGCATTCGTCCAGGTTGAGAAGATCATCTAG
- a CDS encoding MFS transporter translates to MRGPEYDMTNRYRFLVRKRFTVWALFAVVVRIPNASAPLAMVFLGHGATGSYASGGTLAAAFVVGEVGGAALLGWLGREKNVRRDVSIGLAVGAVAFGLLAVGGVIPYWLLVGAAVLAGAGPAQSGGALRAALGRIVEDKDLARAYSVDSLISELVWLIAPALVVAAAVIVSPYAVLALSAALLVVGTVLAATAGGELLAAGSSTEGAQISTSRRPLIHAWPIYLTSAAALSLLAVAELVLPSLLEQRGFRAEWSGLLLAVFAGASALASIVYGLRTWFGSVRAQSTVFLIATAVALGAMALSTGMAFIGIALVLAGVCQSVVMITRNLSLRDELPPALHTSGFTFMYSVQGAGYAASAVLASAVLDGAGAPAAIGAGIAVMLVLTVVSVVADVSRRSARTLATSADCA, encoded by the coding sequence GTGAGAGGACCTGAATACGACATGACGAACAGATACCGCTTCCTGGTCCGGAAACGCTTCACGGTCTGGGCGCTCTTCGCGGTCGTGGTCCGGATCCCGAACGCAAGTGCTCCGCTGGCGATGGTGTTCCTCGGCCACGGCGCCACAGGTTCGTACGCCTCCGGGGGAACACTCGCTGCTGCCTTCGTCGTCGGCGAAGTCGGTGGAGCCGCTCTCCTCGGTTGGCTCGGTCGAGAGAAGAACGTCCGGCGCGACGTGTCGATCGGTCTCGCGGTCGGCGCCGTCGCGTTCGGCCTCCTCGCCGTTGGTGGCGTCATCCCGTACTGGCTGCTGGTCGGTGCCGCCGTCCTTGCCGGCGCCGGACCCGCGCAGAGCGGGGGCGCCCTGCGCGCTGCGCTCGGTCGGATCGTCGAAGACAAGGACCTCGCGCGTGCCTACAGTGTCGATTCCCTCATCAGCGAGCTCGTCTGGCTCATCGCACCGGCGCTGGTCGTCGCCGCCGCCGTGATCGTGTCGCCGTACGCGGTACTCGCCCTCAGCGCTGCGCTCCTGGTCGTCGGGACGGTTCTCGCCGCGACGGCAGGAGGGGAGCTCCTCGCCGCAGGGTCGTCGACCGAAGGTGCGCAGATCTCGACCTCGAGACGCCCGCTGATCCACGCCTGGCCCATCTACCTGACGAGCGCGGCTGCTCTGTCGTTGCTCGCGGTCGCCGAACTCGTGCTGCCGTCGTTGCTCGAACAGCGCGGCTTCCGGGCTGAGTGGTCCGGGTTGCTCCTGGCGGTGTTCGCGGGTGCAAGCGCGCTCGCGTCCATCGTCTACGGGTTGCGGACGTGGTTCGGAAGCGTTCGCGCGCAATCGACGGTGTTCCTCATCGCGACGGCTGTCGCACTCGGGGCGATGGCGTTGTCGACGGGAATGGCCTTCATCGGGATCGCGCTCGTGCTCGCCGGCGTGTGCCAATCGGTCGTGATGATCACGAGGAACCTTTCGCTCCGTGACGAACTGCCACCCGCACTGCACACCAGCGGGTTCACCTTCATGTACTCCGTGCAGGGGGCCGGCTATGCGGCGAGCGCGGTCCTGGCTTCTGCTGTGCTCGATGGCGCGGGCGCCCCAGCGGCGATCGGGGCTGGAATCGCCGTGATGCTGGTCCTCACGGTCGTGAGCGTCGTCGCCGATGTGTCCAGACGGAGCGCCCGTACGCTCGCCACGTCCGCGGACTGTGCATGA